A portion of the Rhodopseudomonas sp. BAL398 genome contains these proteins:
- a CDS encoding PAS domain-containing protein has protein sequence MNNIFGIAEGRAALARMASLKRSKAIIELKLDGTIITANDNFLGLLGYELTDIQGKNHRMFVVPELRDSAGYREFWAALNRGEYQSGEFRRITRSGKEIWIQASYNPVLDAAGKPVSVIKFATDITELKIKSLADAGKIAALNRSQAVIEFELDGSIVTANHNFLATMGYTLREIEGKHHSMFVGADAASPAYREFWASLNRGEYQAGTFKRLGKGGKEIWIQASYNPVLDQSGKPFRVVKFATDITAQSLKAADANGQLAAIQKSQAVIEFSLDGIVLTANQKFCDTMGYALSEIQNKHHSMFIEPADRAKPAYAEFWNNLKAGLYQSGEFKRLGKGGREIWIQASYNPILDLDGHPFKVVKFAADVTAEAVGRKKAENARGFIESVAAGSEEMSSSICEIAQTMEKSRQSAGAAVSQVESAELQAKRLTDAASSMGGIVELIGHITGQINLLALNATIESARAGEAGRGFAVVASEVKNLATQAKTATDKINSEIGLLNGISEDVVAALLSIRAAIAGVGEFVNTTAAAVEEQSVVTAEMSANMQRAATELIP, from the coding sequence ATGAACAATATTTTCGGCATCGCCGAAGGTCGTGCTGCTCTGGCTCGGATGGCGTCGTTGAAGCGGTCGAAGGCGATCATCGAACTCAAGCTTGATGGCACGATTATCACCGCGAACGATAATTTTCTCGGCCTGCTCGGCTATGAGCTGACCGACATCCAGGGCAAGAACCACCGCATGTTCGTGGTCCCTGAGCTGCGGGACAGCGCCGGCTATCGCGAGTTTTGGGCGGCGCTCAATCGCGGCGAATACCAGTCCGGCGAGTTCAGACGTATCACCAGATCGGGCAAGGAGATCTGGATCCAGGCGTCCTACAATCCGGTACTCGACGCCGCAGGCAAGCCGGTCAGCGTCATCAAATTCGCGACTGACATCACCGAGCTGAAAATCAAGAGCCTCGCCGATGCCGGCAAGATTGCCGCGTTGAACCGATCGCAGGCGGTGATCGAATTCGAGCTCGACGGTTCGATTGTCACTGCCAACCACAATTTTCTCGCGACGATGGGCTATACGCTGCGCGAGATCGAGGGCAAGCACCACAGCATGTTCGTCGGCGCAGACGCCGCCAGCCCGGCCTATCGCGAATTCTGGGCTAGTCTGAACCGCGGCGAATACCAGGCCGGGACATTCAAGCGGCTCGGCAAGGGCGGCAAGGAGATCTGGATCCAGGCGTCCTACAATCCAGTGCTGGACCAGTCCGGCAAACCGTTCAGGGTGGTGAAATTTGCCACTGACATTACCGCTCAGAGCCTCAAGGCCGCCGACGCCAACGGCCAGCTCGCCGCGATACAGAAATCACAGGCGGTGATCGAATTCAGCCTTGACGGAATCGTGCTGACCGCCAACCAGAAATTCTGCGACACGATGGGCTACGCGCTGAGCGAAATCCAGAACAAACATCACAGCATGTTCATCGAACCCGCGGATCGCGCGAAGCCGGCCTATGCGGAGTTTTGGAATAATCTGAAGGCCGGACTATATCAATCGGGTGAATTCAAGCGTCTCGGCAAGGGCGGCCGCGAGATCTGGATTCAGGCGTCCTATAACCCGATCCTCGATCTCGATGGTCATCCGTTCAAAGTGGTGAAATTCGCCGCCGACGTCACGGCCGAAGCGGTCGGTCGCAAGAAGGCGGAGAATGCCCGGGGCTTCATCGAATCTGTCGCCGCCGGCAGCGAGGAAATGAGTTCGTCGATCTGCGAGATTGCCCAGACCATGGAAAAATCCCGGCAAAGCGCCGGCGCTGCGGTGTCCCAGGTCGAGTCCGCCGAACTGCAGGCCAAGCGCCTCACCGACGCCGCCAGTTCGATGGGCGGCATTGTTGAATTGATCGGCCACATCACCGGACAGATCAATCTGCTGGCGCTCAACGCCACCATCGAATCGGCCCGGGCCGGAGAGGCCGGCCGGGGCTTCGCGGTGGTCGCCTCCGAGGTCAAAAACCTGGCAACCCAGGCCAAGACCGCGACCGACAAGATCAATTCCGAAATCGGATTGCTCAATGGGATTTCGGAAGACGTCGTGGCGGCGCTGCTGTCGATCCGGGCGGCGATCGCCGGCGTCGGCGAATTCGTGAACACGACCGCGGCCGCGGTGGAAGAACAGAGCGTGGTCACCGCCGAGATGTCGGCGAATATGCAACGCGCCGCGACCGAGCTGATCCCCTGA
- a CDS encoding PAS domain-containing protein, with translation MSSTHRQSIGDSQRHLTIPASLVATFMYSSSDAMATLDPVGVIQHANPAWRAAMEVTSDAELAGLNWQDLWPTDMRGEAVQAIQRAHARLTTRFTARCQTLKGQLRWFDLTIGPVADASGNLSQILVQSRDVTCYKLRETDLQNSVSAAEAALDGVTRRLETESQRLAQATARAEQAKDVGLVNQHVGDIVHDFNNVLMVLSSSSSLLHRGVTPTMQAEILDNIDLAIERGYLLVRHLQDLLRDDAARPEPID, from the coding sequence ATGTCCAGCACACATCGTCAGAGCATTGGCGACAGCCAGCGCCATCTCACCATCCCGGCCTCGCTGGTGGCGACCTTCATGTATTCCAGCAGCGACGCCATGGCCACGCTCGACCCGGTCGGCGTCATTCAACACGCCAATCCGGCCTGGCGCGCGGCCATGGAGGTCACCTCGGACGCCGAGCTCGCCGGCCTGAACTGGCAGGATCTGTGGCCTACCGACATGCGCGGCGAAGCCGTGCAGGCGATCCAGCGCGCGCATGCGCGATTGACGACGCGCTTCACCGCGCGGTGTCAGACCCTGAAGGGGCAGCTGCGCTGGTTCGACCTGACCATCGGCCCGGTGGCCGATGCTTCCGGCAATCTGTCACAGATCCTCGTGCAGTCGCGCGACGTCACCTGCTACAAACTACGCGAAACCGACCTGCAGAATTCCGTGAGCGCCGCCGAGGCGGCGCTGGATGGGGTGACGCGCCGACTGGAGACGGAGTCGCAGCGGCTCGCGCAGGCCACCGCGCGCGCCGAACAGGCCAAGGATGTCGGCCTCGTCAACCAACACGTCGGCGATATCGTTCACGACTTCAACAATGTGCTGATGGTGCTGAGCAGCTCCTCCAGCCTCCTGCATCGCGGCGTCACACCGACCATGCAGGCCGAGATTCTGGACAATATCGATCTGGCGATCGAGCGCGGCTATCTGCTGGTGCGGCATCTGCAAGATCTGCTGCGCGACGACGCTGCCCGGCCGGAGCCGATCGATTAG
- a CDS encoding cytochrome c-type biogenesis protein produces MLVAWFVVLAAPAFAVQPDELMANPAEEARARNLSQELRCMVCQNQSIDDSNAPLARDLRLLVRERIANGDSDKQVIDFLVARYGEFVLLKPRFETHTLLLWLLPPLVLIGGAAALWANNRRRSRGGSNGEAATTLTAEEEARIERLLGADSAPDKPA; encoded by the coding sequence ATGCTGGTGGCATGGTTCGTCGTGCTCGCCGCACCCGCATTTGCGGTGCAGCCCGACGAACTCATGGCCAATCCGGCGGAGGAGGCGCGGGCGCGCAATCTGTCGCAGGAATTGCGCTGCATGGTGTGCCAGAACCAGTCGATCGACGATTCCAACGCGCCGCTGGCGCGGGATCTGCGGCTGCTGGTGCGTGAGCGCATCGCCAATGGCGACAGCGACAAGCAGGTGATCGATTTTCTGGTGGCGCGTTACGGCGAGTTCGTGCTGCTCAAGCCGCGATTCGAGACCCATACGCTGCTGTTGTGGCTGCTGCCGCCGCTGGTACTGATCGGTGGCGCGGCGGCGCTGTGGGCGAACAACCGTCGGCGCTCCAGGGGCGGGTCGAATGGCGAAGCCGCCACGACGCTGACCGCCGAGGAGGAAGCCCGGATCGAGCGGCTGCTCGGCGCCGATTCCGCGCCGGACAAGCCGGCCTGA
- a CDS encoding type II toxin-antitoxin system RelE family toxin, which yields MADIVFTPAALRQWLKLTPQARERLDAKLSDFADTGQGDIKKLQGQDRFRLRVGDYRILFYREATTIIVVGVGHRRDIYE from the coding sequence ATGGCCGATATCGTGTTCACCCCTGCCGCTCTGCGGCAATGGTTGAAATTGACGCCGCAAGCGCGCGAGCGCCTCGACGCCAAGCTGAGTGACTTTGCAGATACCGGTCAAGGCGACATCAAGAAACTGCAAGGGCAGGACAGGTTTCGCCTTCGGGTGGGCGATTACCGCATCCTTTTCTATCGCGAGGCTACGACCATCATTGTTGTCGGCGTTGGACATCGGCGTGACATATACGAATAG